The nucleotide sequence CTGTAGCAGAAATAAACACTGAAGTTATTGTCTTCATTCagtgtaaatgaatgtaaaatgtaacacAACAGTAAAAAATTTCATGCTGATTTCCTGAAAATAACATAATGATTTAGTAAGTTGATGTAGTGTATCAATGCAGTTTTATCTCTGCACTCTTAAAAATAACTACATTGAAGTGTTccttaattaatgttttattgcagGATTCAGTAAACCATCTAATTCATCCAATGACGACACTGTTGCTACTTTGCCTCATATGATCACAACTTGTCTCCTTGCTCagattatcctgtatatatgaAACAGGATTGGCcacatttttcttcattatctTGAAAGaccttggatttttttttaagttttcaaacatCTGCCATCAGTTTaactaatttatattttaagaagCTGACAAAATGCTTGTCTCAACTGAAACTGTTAAGACATATCTCCTAGTCTACATAATAgtaaacttttttattatttttggtaaTTAACTCAGCACTTTGAGATGTTAACTTAccccttttgtctttttctgTCAATTGCTGAATAAAGTTGTAGTATTCAACAAGGAATCGAAGAGTGCCCTTTGAGTGATTTGTGTTGTAGGTGATGATCTTTGCTGCAATGTCATCAAGATTTTTGTAGAACATCTCCGACACTGCATCCCAACTGATGATGGCTGAAAAATCTTCTATGATCTATGAATTAAGGTAATAAAAAGGATGATAATGACattgtattaataaataactttcAAACAGAAACTTTCAGCCAAGTATTCGTGTTAGATCATTAAGTCAGTAAAAGAATCTTGTTTTGGCAGTTATTCATGATTTTCTTCAGTCAAACCTCTATTTTAGTAGAAATtctaaacattcaaatactcttACATATCATCCATGGTATTTAGATTCACCTACTTTTTTGAAAATCCCTGTCAAAGCTAACAATGTGTTTCTTCCATGGTAAATAAAACAGCTATGATTAGCTCACTTGGCAGGTTAATTTGTGGCAAAATGCACTCATGACCCTTTTCCTTGAACTTTGTCTACCTCAAATGATTCTTGAACTAAAAAAGGTAGGAATCATCTACTAACCAAATGCAATCAACATTCTAAGGGATTTTTAAGAAGCCAGTAACTGACAATTTTTCCACTTATTGCACTGTGTTTCATGAATATCAGCTATGATTCAAGGAAGCTTCCCTTCCTGAGAAATCCTGAGAGCAAGCTATGCAGCATGAACACAAGTTCATTCACCCTTACATACACAAGCCTTAACATTGGCTTTTGATTTCGTCAAACCAACAATTTCCAGTGTAGAACATTATAATCATAAGTCTTAATAATTAggaatcatatgtttgaaattacCTGTTCTGCACAAAATAGAGTAGGAAATTTGCCTCTGATTTCTGCTATTGGTGGTTTCTCCTCAAGTACAAGTCTCCTTCTCTCTCCAAATGTCAGTGCCATTAATGACTTAATTTTgttcttgtcttgttttttctttgttgattCCTTTTGTAGTTCCTTAATGTGCAGTTTGATAGTCTCCTCTGTTTCACCCTCAGGTAGAGTCCAATCAGCTCCCTCTTTTCGTTCTCCCTCGTCAGTTGTTGCATGTGTAGatgtcttcctcttcttcacAACTACATCCCTCGTCATGTGTCTCCTCTCATTTCTGAACTTATCTTTGAgtgcatttttcaatgcatcCTACAAAACCAAGATGCAAAAATGAATGGAAGCTGCAGTATGATGAGATAATCTGATATCAATGTTACATATTCTGTTAAAATACCTTTCTTCAGTCTGGACTTGTAATTTAAAGAGCTATGAAATTGTGATGAACACTTGAACACAAAgtatattgtaattttgttacaaGGTCTTAAAAACAGCTGAAcaattcaaattaaacttcAACACTATTGTTAGGTATAAAACTTGGCAACCTCACAATGTAATTTATGCACATGTTTCATCATGTCACCTCACCCATTTTAAAGAGTAGACACCTTGATCTTACAAGCATGCACATCTGGACATTCATGTCAGATGCATGCACAATGTGTACTGGTTCATGCATCTTCTCAGGTAGGCCagtaaattatatgaatatgtatgtatacatatatgtcacaGGAGGGGGCTAATGTGCAAACATCTGCATGTATACAAGACCCCAGACTACaatatcccccctcccccacccacccagtGCTGCAGCAGTTCAACCCTTGCATCCACCCAGTTAAGTTCCCTCAAACTGAAAAGTACTTTTACAAACCAACAGCAAAATTAATCTATAGTGGATGTAAGATTTTGCCCTTGAAATGGCAGGAGAAACAATCTAGTTTTGAATGCCCCATCATTTGATGTCTTTATTAAAAAGATCCAGCTGTACATAGTTCTTCACTAGCACCAGCTACTGGATATAAAAATGGCTTTTGACAATTAAGCaaatacagtgaaaatagtCTCCTGTCTACCTGAAAAGCACCAATTTGACTGATACCATTAGTAGTGGTAGTTTTGTACAAAGTAGTCGAAATTACACAATCTAGTCAGGTGctttttatatgtacatatacgcCCACCTTCTAGATAATAAATGAAGAGCTTAATCATATACTTACATAAGGCTCacagaatggtaatttgattgCCAAGTTTGGAAAGGACTTTATGACTGCTTTAGCTGCTGTATTGTATTGATCTGTAGTAGGATACCTACAAAAAAGAATATCACTTTATAGTTGATTCACATACAGGGTTAGTGCCAGCTGTAAAatttaggaggggggggggggcaattacCCACTTAACCAACTCTTTTGGGGGGGATTTAGTATATTGGGGGAGCCTTTTTAAAATGTGGAGTGAAAGGAAAAGATGGTACTGTCTGGGGCTCCAAAAGCTCCAGTTTTTAACCTTCATATCAGCAGGACAGGGCTTGGTTGGGTGAGACTCATACAGGCCCAATGATCTCCCATAATAGAAATTTCTTATGTTACGGGATACTGCGGACCATCTCTATAGTGGTCTCTTGTATCATTCTTGAAGATATATTGtctaaattgttttgtttttactatgtAATTCTTAATTCCTTGTGTTAGTCTGATGTTGATCTGGGAGTGAAATAAaccttacacacacaaacaccaaaaattacatttttaaaataatatcaacaacTTATTTTGCAACTTAATAATAACAGTGAAAAGTTCACCCATTTACCCACTAACCATCAAGTCCTGCTTGTACTAAGTACCTTACCTAGCACCCCCATTCCCCCCAGACAGGCTGAGTCAGCTAAAAggctatgattttatatttgagGTCGCTGCCTGAGCTTGTTTGTTTTGGTAATGTGGATATCCCcatctgaagttaaaatatgaACAGAACTTTAACAAAGTTGTAACCACATCATTCCAAGGTTCCACAATATTAAAATCTGTAGGTTATTGACACATGACGTCTTTATATGCAAAAAATCAAATGCGAAAATACAGGCTTCcaaaggtgttattgttccaGGTTAAATAACACCACAATTTCAAAGATGGCATACTTACACATTGACATATTTCAAAGCTAGTCATTCTGAGATGTTGAAAAGTCAAGATTCCAAAGACTTGTGCATTATGCATGCGTATATGACATTTGAAGGCAAAAATTTACACTGGTTTAGCATTAGTGattgaaaagacaaaatattaatattcaaataggGAAAGGTACTTACACAGTAAACAAGCACATTTTGTCAAATGTAGCTTGGATTACAGCAGATTTAATTCTGTTGCTGACAGGTCCCCCTTTTAATAGTTCTACCAAGATGTCTCTCCGAACATCATCTTGATGCAGCTCAAACTTGTTTGGCCATGGCAAGAACTTTTCTTCTTCATGAAAACTATCAAGCATGCAAAAAGggtaaacaaaactttattagcAAAATGTATAGAATTAGCACTTTCAATAAAGTGACCCTACACAAATTTTACATGAACAATACAGATTATACTTTGACACAGGTTGAACAGCTTGATTTTCACTACTTCAGCTGTAAGTTGTTGAACATGCATGTCAGTACTTAGCAAAATGTGACTTCATATTAAATGGCCTCTTCAAATAAGGGGCTTTGTACTGAACTTCTTTAGGGAATGTGTGTGACTTACTGTTAACCAACCAAGTTccaccaaccccccaccccccataccctaatatattgtagtgatagcttaaagagaaaatgcagtcACCCTGATTTGAAttagtatactgtagtataataTTTCTATTATGGCTCTTCCTACTCATGTGACAATGTTTTTGTTACTGAATTGTTGAATTCATGCACCATAACTCTTAGATTTGTCTtttatatgcaatatttatgttctaaaatgccataaaatataattgtaaggTCAGCACCAGAAATTTGCAAGGTTTAGCTGATATTGCAAATTAGTTTGGGGCAACTGCTTATTCCCTTAAATAAGCTCTTTTTTGCTTCTGTCAAGGTAGGATAATAATTCAAACATGAAATGTTACATGTCTTACCTGTCTGAAACATCACTGGTACAAGGTACATCTCTTTCATTTCCAGCCAATATAATGGTGTCATCTGAACTTGAAGAGCTTGTAAATGAACTGGCACTGAGGCATGCAACTGACAAAGAAAAGGAGTGtccaaaatatgtattataaattatttttctaatttgcaAAACCCCAGGATGTAAAGATTAAATATGTGTTGCTCATaagtacaagaaacaaaataactggATTTGCATTGCAATTTGCTACTTACTATTAAATCTTCAACTGCTAACCAATTTGATATTGATCAGCACTTTCATTAGACAGTAATGCTTTTTGATTGATATTGCAAACTGTAAACTGTTACAATGAAAATTTGAAGTAGTATTCAACTTTGGCATACCAATTTGTCCCTTGCAGAATACCTTCAGACTGTGATAATTTCTTATCTTAAAGCTTCCctgaaatttcaaatatgaatactATAGTGACTTCCTCCTGTCAAATATCCCAAAACTTTCCACTACTGTAGGGGGAAAGCCATGAGGAGAGGTTATGACAatgtacatacattcatacaagaATGTTTTATGTGCATATATTATCCTTGGAACTACCCAAGTACCAATAAGTTCCAAATGGGGTTCACACATCATATTATGCCAATAAGGCTCCTTCATGAAATGGTAATAAACATGCTGCTGATAGGCAAATTTTTCTGGACAACAATCTTTTTGCAATCGTGTACAAGAAGCATTTATACTTACCTTCATCTCTTTCACCAATCACATTCAGTTTAACTGCTTTATCTTCCATCTGCTCTTCTTCTATATCACCGTCAATGTCCACCCAGTCGTCAAAGTCTTTATCAAAGACCTGAAGCCGAAATTTCTTTATCCCAAATTGAGATTTGATTTCTGGTTctacatcacttgcactacatAAGAAAACCCTTTTTCTGGATCCATAAGTTACATGGTACCGTGTAAGTGCTTCACTGAAgacacaaatatatagaaactaAAAAGTTGTTTCTTCTAACCTTTGAAGTTCAAAGTAACAATGATAAGGAATGAGATGCTCTATTTTAAGTATTAATGTTTCTCTAAACAAAGTACTTAAGTGTTACCATTCTCTGATTTTGATTTGTGTAAATTGATAAGGGTAAATGACAAGCAAAATCTTCATAAGCAAATATGACccatttttgttgaaaacacaATACATAGCTATGGAAATGTTGACTGTAACCAATAGTGCGCAAaaccatcaaaacaaaatacactttACCACCTTTGATAAAGATTGCATCTATTTTGCCAAATTCATGCAACCTATTTTCTCTTGCCTCTAGAACCAAGCAACAACCTTTCGCATACAATGAACTGTGTAATTCAACAAAAGCTAATGTATGCACTTCTTCAATGCTTGGAAATTGACTTTTCAAAGCTCTCTGAATCCCATCACAAAACTGATGTAACTTTTGAATGTCCCCTCCTGAGTTGGATGTCATTTTGTCATCCAAAAAATTCTGACCAGCTCCATAATAGCACATAAGTAATTGATGACGCCTTGCCAATGTCTTACACAAATTCCGCCTGTTTTTCTGCCTATTGgcaatttctttgaaatatgcaTGTTTAGCTTCAAACCTCATTGTCCAGCAGTGAACAAGAGGTccatatttcaatattgaaCGAGGGTAATGCAATAAGTAAGGACTTTTGGGTTTAATTCTATCTTCAGGAAAGAGCTCTTTCAGAGCAACCAGAAATCCATGCACCAAATATTCCAAGTATGCAACCATTTCACACGGTATAGAGGGAGCAAATGTAATTTCACAAATATCCATAAGTGACAAAAATAGTTCCCAGTATTCATTTCCCTCTGGAATTGAGCTTCCTATGATTAAAGGCAATAATCTCATCAGGCACCATGTTTGAGAtgctgtttgtttgattttgaaacTTCCCAGGTTAGCAGTGGTATTGCAAGTTGGTTTGCTTTTCTGATCACTTTTTCCAAAGGGAAAAAGTTTCAAAGCACTGTTAAAAGATTCCAAAGTGAAAAAGCCATCCTGAATAAATGTTGTCACAACCTTCGTCATTAATTCTGGAACAAGTCCTTTGAGCAAATCATGAGCTGGATCAGGTGGTAGACAACTGATTACATCAAAGTATTGCAAATCTGACAAAACAGATTTAGAAGCTACTCCATAAACATGCCTAAGACCTTGATTTTCCATAACTAACTGCACCTGATGTTTGTGACCAACACTTGTTCTTTCGATTAAACTGGATGAATCAAAATGATCTTGAATGTCATTACTACTTGCCATGCAAAATCTACATATTCTACCAGCATGAAAATGTTGCTGAAAGCCTCCTAACTGATGTGCTGCCAAGTTATCCATGGAAACCAAACTAATGCAACCCTTGAATGTAAACTCCTCCTGGTTTAAAGTTGTTATTGTCACCCCCTTACTTTCTAAGACTTTAACATCCTCAAGAAGCGGTTTGAGCACTTTCCCAAAGCCATACTGTTTTATTAATCTTGTACAGCAGAGGCAAACAAGCTGAATTGATGACAATTTTGACCGAAACTTTGGGGATAAATTtccaagaacaaaataaaatgcagcaaCTTTGTAGCTGTTAGCTTTATTTCTAAGTGGGTTCACCACAccaaaatcatcataataaaaataaacttgGAGTGCATGTGGCTCCAAAGAGAATAGGGGATGATTTTGAAATGCTTCACCATCACAGTAATCCTCATATCGCTTGTCCCCATGTCTAGAACGGGACTTCAGAACTTCTGCTAAAATATCATCATGACTTAAAAGACTTTTTAGAGTATCAAGCAATGGTACATAAATGAATGTATCATCTTTCCCACAGGTGGAACCTAGCACATGTTCAACTGGCTCAACTAAACCAAAATGCTCCTTATAAAAAGCTGTCTGTTTATAGTCTGAGGCCAACTTTTCAAagatgttatttttcttttcaaacttttcatcgATAAAGTTAAAGATATCAGGATTTTTAGCCACTGTGAAACCAGAAGCTGAAAGTTTTTCTTTGATCTCTGTGCTATCATCCCTTGAACTGTTATAGATGAGTTCAGATAGCTCTAATATTATGCtatttgtaacagtaagtggtaGTTTATGCTTCTCTTTCATGCCTAAGATGAAAAGAGCAAAGTCTCTTTCCGTGGATCTTTCACCGATTTCTCTGATGTGTGATCCATCACCCAGAGCAGCAGCATCGATAgcacttattccagttgattCTGCAAGACTATTTTTATGCGAATTATGAGTCACATCATCAACTTCTAAACCAATGTTTTCCGTCACTAGACTTGTGCCTACTTCAGTATCCTCATGCCCACCAGAGTCACTGTCATGCCTTATGTTAACATCGAACACTCTTTTATGAAATTTCCGCAGATGGGAATAAAACGTGCTGAACACccgatattttctttcacaaccaTCTATTCCACATCTTATGGAGAAGTTGGGTTCAATACTATGTGAGAATCTTATGTGATGTAACAACTTTTTGAAAGTAATGGTCCTGAAAGTGTTACATATTGAACAACTTTGCATCTGCAAGGATGCCATAAGGCCTAATCTAACAAAACCTTGGCTAGGCTTTATTAGGATGGCTTGGCATAAGTACTGGACAAACCTCACAGCATTAATGCACACTCAGTTTTAATAGTTCAGTCTTGGCCTGCGCTAGCTAGGCTTATAAACTTTGATACAATGGTAGGCCACAGTGTAGGCCCTGCATTGTGCTAGTGGCTGTTACTTGTAAgacatagcctaggcttagtTATAAAGTCTTCTAATCTTATATAGGCGAATAAGTAGCAGAACAGTTAGGCTAGTAAAGCCTAGGCATAACAGTTATTTAATCTGTACTTTTATAAACCAAACAACTCTTTCAAGGGCTTAACGTCAACTTACACTTGTGACATGTTGCTTTAgattcatataaaaatacaagcGGCCGTTGAAGGTGAAGTCCAGTCGTGTCAAGTCTCGTCAAATGTGACGGCGAAGCGCTTCTGCGggaacaaactatgaaatactaGGACTGGTCGCCAAGCTGTGCAGTGatgacagtatactgtatactgtactgtacgtacgtaGGTCTAAGGCATTGTGTTAGCGCCAAGCGCCAAGCGCGAACGAACCACCCtttgtgaaagaaaacttgtCATTGGCTTAAAGTTTGAATctttcatttgatattatgTGGGGTTCTTTCTAATTTTTCAGATATGCACCCATTTTCTGGAATACCAACTTtgaatcttttacatttttaccaaTATTTATTACCACATCCACATTCTTGAAAGGCTGTATTCAGTGAATTAATGTAAAGTAGTGttttaggaaatttgtttttaaccaaTGAGAAGTAAGAACACTTCTGAGACGTATAGTCTGCCATTATTCTCTCGGCGCGGCCTGGCTGCAAACGTAACTTTTATTTCTAGTACGAATGAGTACATCATTGTAGAAAATTCTATAGAAGtcacaatgaaaaaaatgtttcagcTATGGTCGACGTTTAAGGGCCAGGCATTGTTATCATCCGTTGTGGGGATAAATGTATGCTGGCCGTGCGAAAAAGCACAAAACACTTAAACGTACACAATCATGACAAAAATATTGTTCCAGCTAGCTCAAGCTGTACTTCtaagaatattttgtaaacaagtgTCTAGAGAAATACTCACGTTTAGGCTCTATCAGTTTGAATTgtgagcaagggcgtaggaaccgggggggctggggggggggggggcgccagccccccagtgaaaaatgtggaggggcggaagtatcattccgcccccccggttcgcaggtcagaaaacccctttttcatttccaaatgagaaaaaaatctcatttggagcaccaaattgcatctagggccagttgaaaatacaaaattaagtttacaaaatggagtgggtgttgaagtgtgctatattgcaccaaattgcatctgaggccacctggaaatgcaaaaaattccaaagggggagggggacaccccctccccttaaacccctcccccaggccggccatcagtcttcagcccccccactcaaaagtaccttcctacgccactgattgtgAGTAAAACCGTCTTCATGGGCCAATCCAGAAGGGGAGGGATTCAGTGTTTCGAGAAAATGATCGCAGTAGCTTATATACTTTccgttgttttgttatgtacatAAGCGTACGGGACTACCTtcgttgagggggggggggggttggtctgACGCAACACAAGCTAGCATGCTCGAAAAAGAGCGGCTGGTCTGAAGAAAAGGGTACCTTCTGATCGATGGGTTGCAAACCTTCACCCCGTCTCATACGCGCCCATGGTTAGACCTATGTAGATCTTATAGATAATTGTCTGCACCCCTTAATCAGGTGTTGGTATTTATAGGTTGGGCGCCGCTCCTTATCTGTTCATTACCTCAGGATCATTTGCTATTTTGACTGTATTAGTTAGTCTTGCCTTATTAAACTTTCACGAAacttcatataggcctatcttACGACTCCATTCATATCCTCTCACCCCCACATAAGAAACAgttattattttactaataaccATGCAGACATTTCCACGGGGAAATTCGGGGATACTCCATATATCTGTACAGTTTGCCGTATATTTATTACACGATATAggctattaataaataaatgtcaagCTAAACAGCTGGCCTATTGTCGCCCCAATTCCTTTTGACAGTAATTTGCATTGGTTGTTGGGACTTTAGAAATTGGGCCTATAGTCGCCGGGGCAGCTCTGTGTTCCAAAATGTACATGTAGGGTACTATAGGGTGCATACAAATAATGACGGGCTAAGACCCGAAAATACTGGTAGTGATATATATTAACCCATGAACGAGTAAATTTATACTTCAGTACATAAATACTGAGTGATTATTCCCCCAGGGTGGCATTTTAAACTAATCACAAGTGTATAGAACAAATACAACCACATGAAGTGTATAAATAGCTCTTATCTTGTGTGATTCTACCCTCTTACGATACTTCAAAATAAGTGTTGTTGGTGTTATACCCTTTTTGATTTAAAACAACATACTAAGAAGGGTTATTTTACACCTTGTTACTAAGGTATACATTATTCGTGCAAAGTACATGTTATGTGGGTAAAATTACCCTATTGGTTAAAAAGGGTACTTTTTTGAAAAGTGAGTGTAAAATAAGCACtgtaaatgtgtaaatgtaCATAAATCATTGTGTCTTATTACACgcacagtatgtaaatttaccCACAAAGATCAGAAATACACAAACCGGCTTTACCTCGGGGTATATGTACACGTTAATCGGGTAATGGCCAAGGCAATGGTTATGTTTACACTTTGTGATGGTATAACTACATTGTGGATGTTTATTATACACTTTTCCAGTGTTTAATAACAATCCATGTGTTAAAATACCTGACAACAGTGTAGAACTACCCGTTTATTTTTTAGAGTGTACAACAGGTTCAGTTCTGGTCTTTTTGTCATCCGGCGTAGTGACCGCTTCTGGGCTGGGTTGCCTAGTGACCTAGTCATCGAACAGGCTCTTATGCGGACAATCAAAGCCAcagggggttgacaagaggccGGGGTATGGAAGAGAAGCAGCGGACACGCTGGCTTCTTGCATTGCCTGCCTGTGCTGACATCATTGAATCGATGCAGGAACGTACAGGTGcaacatacagtactagtgATCAGCATAAGTACCTTTTTGTTGCACGGAAGGAACGCGATCATAAAGACACTTGTGTGATCTTCCAGTACTTCAATTACTACAACCCATTCGTGTCAGAAGAAGGAACATTGCACAGCGTAGCCACTGGCGTGACTGCAAGTGCCTCGTGTAACCCACAGAAGCAAGGAAAGTCGGAGAAGCTATCTTGGACAAAATGATGGGACAAAACGCATTTGACTTTGTCTTCAGAAGGAAGGAACAAATAGAAAGAATGGGACTGAAACAGCTGGTTGTGGATGGCGAAAAACTGAAAATTGACCATCAGCTTCTCTTTCAGAGGCTGCTTATTCTAGCTAACAACAGTGACTATAGCTTGGACGATCTATTGAAATATGAACTTTCTGCGCAACCGACAGCATTGTTTGATAAACACGGTCTTCTCCGCCAAGCAAACAAGCCACAACTGGCTGATGCGCTACCGTCCACTTCATCAAATGAAGTCCAGCAGACGCGTGACAGCAAATCAGTGTACAATGTCCTCGATGGAGGTTCTCTTTTACATATATTTCCCTGGAAAAGGGGTGAAACGTTTGACTCCATAGCTTCTACGTACGTCAAGTATGTGAACACGTTTGCAAATCCAATTGTCGTTTTCGATGGATATGAAACGGACAGCTCCACAAAATATTTGACTCATCTCAGGCAATCAAAGGGTGCAGTTGGTCCACAGGTGTTCTTCACTGGCAGCATGGCGCTAAAGTCGAAAAAGGAACACTTTTTGGCAAACGTCGAAAATAAGCAGAAATTCATCAATTTCCTGTCTGAAAAACTCCAAACCCAGGGTATCAAAACATTGCAATCCAAAGGTGACGCTGATCTTTTGATTGCATTGACTGGGGTGAAGTGCGCAAAAATTGGTGCTACACATGTTATCGGAGAAGACACCGACCTTCTGATGTTACTTTGTCACCATGCTGAAGAGGACATGGATGAGTTGACATTTCGATCGGACAAAGCAGTGAAACCAGATAAAAACACTAAAATTAGAGAGTGGCAGATCAATGCTTTGCAGACTTCTCTGGGTGAAAAGCTGTGCTACCTGTTACCCATCATCCATGCCATTGGAGGTTGTGACACAACTTCAAGATTGTACGGGATTGGTAAGGGACTACCTCTCAAAAAGGCGATGTTAAACACTTCGTTTGCAAAGCAGCTGGAGCAAGTGTTGTATTGTTCCACTCGTGAGGAGATGAAAACCTCGGGGAGAAGGTCCTAGTAGAATTATACGGAGGCAAGAACACAGAGTCCTTAGATTCACTGAGGATAAGGAAGTTCAAGGACAAAGTAGTGAGGTGTGCTTCCAGCGTAGAGATACAAAATCTTCCACCCACACTGGATGCCGGAATGTACCACATATATCGAGCCTTTTACCAAGCTAAATCTTGGATGTCAAAGGATGAGGACTGTGCATTGAGGGCAGTAGATTGGGGATGGCAGGATCTGCAGGGCAAACTTATGCCTAGAACAATGGACTGTCAGCCTGCCCCTGACAATATTCTCAAGTTGATAAGGTGCCAGTGTAAAGGGGAATGCTCCACAAACAGAAGCAGCTACAGAAAGCAAGGCCTGAAATGTACAAATGCCTGTGGTGAATGTCGTGGTGATGCCTGTTCCAATAGCACAGCTATTGACGTGACTGAGGAGGACACAGACATGTAACTCACGGGGCTGAGCCAAGTAGTGCAGCTGGTTTCTTGGACTAAGTATTTGGTCCCAAAGAGTGTTCTATGGCTAAAGAAACAGCAATCAAAACCAAATTATACAGGGAATTACAATAACAAGgtaaaaaatgtatattttcagTAAAAATCAGGGACTACGTCATGACATGACGTAATACTACGTCATAGTGACGTCATATCATGACGGAATTAGCCTTATTTGATAGATTGATATCACATTCCTATCTGTTGGTGTGACAGGGAATAGTGTCCGGGCGTCTCACGGACACTATTCCACGGGAATTGTGTCCGTAGGACAACTTTCTCGGGGGGAATTGTGTCCGGCGGACAGTATTATCTGTCCGGACGGACACTATTAACTAGGAAAAAACGTCCGTGTGTGGTGATTTTCTGTCCGCCCGGACAGGATGAGAGAATAGCACGGATAAATGTGTCCTACAAGCTCTTCTGTATGGAAACGTAGTGCAAAAACATCAGGACAGCAAGGCTTCTTTGGAGTATGCCTTTTCATCTtaattgcatttcttaatggcAGGATTTATAGAGGAACTTTAGACCAATTTCGCTACATGATGAACGGCTGAAATATATGGT is from Apostichopus japonicus isolate 1M-3 chromosome 16, ASM3797524v1, whole genome shotgun sequence and encodes:
- the LOC139983049 gene encoding sterile alpha motif domain-containing protein 3-like isoform X1; this encodes MSQVEALTRYHVTYGSRKRVFLCSASDVEPEIKSQFGIKKFRLQVFDKDFDDWVDIDGDIEEEQMEDKAVKLNVIGERDEVACLSASSFTSSSSSDDTIILAGNERDVPCTSDVSDSFHEEEKFLPWPNKFELHQDDVRRDILVELLKGGPVSNRIKSAVIQATFDKMCLFTVYPTTDQYNTAAKAVIKSFPNLAIKLPFCEPYDALKNALKDKFRNERRHMTRDVVVKKRKTSTHATTDEGERKEGADWTLPEGETEETIKLHIKELQKESTKKKQDKNKIKSLMALTFGERRRLVLEEKPPIAEIRGKFPTLFCAEQIIEDFSAIISWDAVSEMFYKNLDDIAAKIITYNTNHSKGTLRFLVEYYNFIQQLTEKDKRDATWTAALWILPGFLKEDRNSLFINSDDDVSSDVEINTPVITYTGDPLDPSNITIIAENEKCSTAASFPEAVLILLATYYVFNIQYNGKVKGTLTFLQNVLLQCKDKGKLPQKIILLIAKLQA
- the LOC139983049 gene encoding sterile alpha motif domain-containing protein 3-like isoform X2, giving the protein MSQVEALTRYHVTYGSRKRVFLCSASDVEPEIKSQFGIKKFRLQVFDKDFDDWVDIDGDIEEEQMEDKAVKLNVIGERDEVACLSASSFTSSSSSDDTIILAGNERDVPCTSDVSDRYPTTDQYNTAAKAVIKSFPNLAIKLPFCEPYDALKNALKDKFRNERRHMTRDVVVKKRKTSTHATTDEGERKEGADWTLPEGETEETIKLHIKELQKESTKKKQDKNKIKSLMALTFGERRRLVLEEKPPIAEIRGKFPTLFCAEQIIEDFSAIISWDAVSEMFYKNLDDIAAKIITYNTNHSKGTLRFLVEYYNFIQQLTEKDKRDATWTAALWILPGFLKEDRNSLFINSDDDVSSDVEINTPVITYTGDPLDPSNITIIAENEKCSTAASFPEAVLILLATYYVFNIQYNGKVKGTLTFLQNVLLQCKDKGKLPQKIILLIAKLQA